In a genomic window of bacterium Unc6:
- a CDS encoding pantoate--beta-alanine ligase — MKIIRSIIEMQKLSNQYKLKGKIGFVPTMGCLHEGHLSLVRQSKKETDFTVVSIFVNPAQFGPNEDFKQYPRNISRDINMLKPFCIDALFYPYAKQMYPEGFSTYIQVEGSLECFEGSIRPGHFKGVATVVIKFFNILKADVAYFGQKDRQQCSVIKRMVKDLNIDIKIKILPTVREKDGLAISSRNAYLTPEEHQKALCLYDALNISKKMVEQGVKDCMFIESAMKKRILREKGVKLQYANIIDRDSFDVLSKIEKRAIAIVAVRIGRTRLIDNIALCDR; from the coding sequence ATGAAAATAATTCGTTCAATTATTGAAATGCAAAAATTATCAAACCAGTATAAATTAAAAGGAAAGATTGGTTTTGTCCCGACCATGGGGTGTCTTCATGAGGGGCATCTTTCCCTGGTAAGACAGTCAAAGAAAGAAACAGATTTTACAGTGGTAAGTATATTTGTAAATCCGGCGCAGTTTGGTCCAAATGAAGACTTTAAGCAATATCCGAGGAACATATCCAGGGATATAAATATGCTTAAACCATTTTGTATAGATGCACTTTTTTATCCCTATGCAAAACAGATGTATCCTGAAGGTTTTTCCACATATATACAGGTTGAAGGTTCACTTGAATGTTTTGAAGGTAGTATAAGACCGGGGCATTTCAAGGGTGTAGCAACAGTTGTTATAAAATTTTTTAACATACTAAAAGCGGATGTAGCCTATTTTGGACAGAAGGACAGACAGCAGTGTTCTGTTATAAAAAGGATGGTAAAAGACCTGAATATAGATATAAAAATTAAAATTCTTCCGACAGTTCGTGAAAAAGATGGTCTTGCAATAAGTTCAAGAAATGCGTATCTTACACCAGAAGAACATCAAAAAGCACTGTGCCTGTATGATGCGTTAAATATTAGCAAAAAGATGGTAGAACAGGGTGTAAAAGATTGTATGTTTATAGAATCTGCAATGAAAAAAAGAATATTAAGAGAAAAAGGTGTAAAATTGCAGTATGCAAATATAATTGACCGTGATAGTTTTGATGTTCTTTCAAAAATTGAAAAAAGGGCAATTGCCATAGTTGCTGTAAGGATAGGCAGGACAAGGCTTATTGATAATATTGCTCTATGTGACAGGTGA
- a CDS encoding AAA family ATPase has protein sequence MKNLFNKNNKDQIPLAYRMRPRNLQEWIGQEHILGKGKLLRRAIEADRIMSLILYGPAGCGKTALAYLIAEITKAHFEDINAVESNISQIREIILLAKKRKQYEGKKTILFIDELHRFNKAQQDVLMPDVENGNLILIGATIHNPFFSIISPLISRSMIFQLNPLSEDEIGKIINNALKDKERGLGNISVILSDDAEEFLCKVCDGDARRALNALEIGVLTTQADKDDKIHFTLAVAEESIQKRAIRYDTDEDEHYDTASAFIKSMRGSDPDAAIYWMAKMLEAGEDPRFIARRIVICASEDVGNADPMAIVVANAALGISEFVGLPECRIPLAQAVIYVACAPKSNACYCAIEKAIKDVQKSRIMQVPDALKSASYSGAEKLGRGKNYKYAHNYKNHYVQQEYIPEEKKYYIPTEIGYEKKIKEYLEKIKKA, from the coding sequence ATGAAAAATTTATTTAATAAAAATAACAAGGACCAGATTCCTCTTGCATACCGTATGCGTCCGAGAAACCTGCAGGAATGGATAGGACAGGAACATATATTGGGAAAGGGCAAACTTTTAAGAAGGGCAATAGAGGCAGACAGGATAATGTCTCTTATATTGTATGGACCTGCCGGATGTGGAAAGACCGCCCTTGCATATCTTATTGCAGAGATTACAAAGGCACATTTTGAAGATATAAATGCAGTTGAATCAAATATATCGCAGATAAGAGAAATAATCTTGCTTGCAAAAAAAAGAAAACAGTATGAGGGCAAAAAGACAATACTTTTTATAGACGAACTCCACAGGTTTAACAAGGCTCAACAGGATGTTCTGATGCCTGATGTTGAAAACGGGAACCTTATACTTATAGGTGCTACAATACACAATCCTTTTTTCTCAATAATCTCTCCTCTTATATCCCGCTCTATGATATTTCAATTAAACCCTCTTTCTGAAGATGAGATTGGGAAGATAATAAATAATGCATTAAAAGACAAAGAAAGAGGATTGGGAAATATTTCGGTTATACTCTCTGACGATGCAGAAGAATTTTTATGCAAGGTCTGCGATGGAGATGCAAGAAGGGCGCTAAATGCACTTGAGATTGGTGTCCTTACCACACAAGCCGATAAAGATGACAAAATACATTTTACGCTTGCAGTTGCAGAAGAGTCCATACAGAAAAGGGCTATAAGATATGACACAGATGAAGATGAGCATTATGATACTGCTTCTGCATTTATAAAAAGTATGCGCGGCTCTGATCCTGATGCTGCTATTTACTGGATGGCGAAGATGTTAGAAGCAGGCGAGGACCCTCGTTTTATTGCAAGAAGAATTGTTATATGTGCAAGCGAAGATGTGGGCAATGCCGACCCTATGGCAATAGTTGTTGCAAATGCTGCGCTTGGGATTTCTGAATTTGTAGGACTTCCGGAATGCAGGATTCCTCTTGCGCAGGCAGTTATATATGTAGCCTGCGCTCCAAAATCAAATGCCTGTTATTGTGCCATAGAAAAGGCGATAAAAGATGTTCAAAAGTCAAGAATAATGCAGGTTCCAGACGCACTTAAAAGTGCCTCGTATAGTGGAGCAGAAAAATTAGGGAGAGGTAAAAATTATAAATATGCGCATAATTATAAAAACCACTATGTCCAGCAGGAATACATACCCGAGGAAAAAAAATATTATATTCCCACCGAAATAGGATACGAAAAAAAGATTAAAGAATATCTAGAAAAAATAAAAAAGGCTTGA
- a CDS encoding tetraacyldisaccharide 4'-kinase: MILKIVNSIYLPFSMLHRMYYDTAGGAKKPHCKVISVGSIFAGGTGKTPLSDWIIKHLTHNGKKVVLLSRGYGRKTKEIVFVNPHGAGSESYDFKTIGDEPLMLKKRNPNVPIIVGRNRVQTAFLGYEKFKPDVILLDDGFQHRRLKKDIDITTVPVVDEMRYLWKREPLSSMKRASAVVIKGNQEQAEKWQRFNMDILAGFSYKPSAIYSFGEDKFYPVDFIKEKKTVVFCGIAGPKRFEDMLKENKAEIVQFFRFPDHYAYTDRDIEKIYRSAQKGQLILTTQKDGVRLPSSAQLLPVYILLVDVCWTFGKERFIEILA; this comes from the coding sequence ATGATACTTAAAATTGTCAACTCTATTTATCTGCCTTTTTCAATGCTTCATAGAATGTATTATGATACCGCCGGGGGGGCGAAAAAACCGCATTGTAAGGTTATAAGCGTTGGGAGCATATTTGCAGGCGGGACAGGGAAAACACCTCTTTCGGATTGGATTATAAAACATCTTACCCACAACGGAAAAAAGGTTGTTCTTTTATCAAGAGGATACGGAAGGAAAACAAAAGAGATTGTTTTTGTTAATCCCCATGGCGCAGGTTCTGAATCTTATGATTTTAAAACAATAGGAGATGAGCCTTTAATGTTAAAGAAGAGAAACCCTAATGTTCCCATTATCGTAGGAAGAAACAGAGTTCAAACCGCATTTCTTGGGTATGAAAAATTTAAGCCCGATGTTATTCTACTTGATGACGGATTCCAACACAGAAGGCTTAAAAAAGATATTGATATTACTACTGTTCCAGTCGTGGATGAGATGAGATATTTATGGAAAAGAGAGCCGCTCTCTTCTATGAAAAGGGCATCAGCGGTTGTTATAAAAGGGAATCAGGAACAGGCAGAAAAATGGCAGAGGTTTAATATGGATATCCTTGCAGGTTTTTCTTATAAACCATCTGCTATCTATTCCTTCGGGGAAGATAAATTCTATCCCGTAGATTTTATAAAAGAAAAAAAGACCGTAGTCTTCTGCGGCATTGCAGGTCCTAAAAGATTTGAAGATATGTTAAAAGAAAATAAAGCAGAGATTGTTCAGTTTTTCAGGTTCCCTGACCACTATGCATACACCGACAGAGATATAGAGAAGATTTACAGGTCGGCGCAGAAAGGGCAGCTCATTTTAACAACCCAGAAAGATGGGGTAAGGCTTCCCTCATCTGCTCAATTACTTCCTGTTTATATCCTTCTTGTAGATGTGTGCTGGACATTTGGCAAGGAGAGGTTTATTGAAATACTTGCTTGA
- a CDS encoding recombinase RecA has translation MAEEKKEVKDIGKSERKKALELALAHIEKQFGKGSIMRLGYETSADVPAISTGALSLDIALGVGGVPRGRVIEIFGPEASGKTTLSLCVLAQAQKAGGVGAFIDAEHAFDSIYAKKLGINLDELLISQPDTGEQALEIVETLVRSNAVDAVVIDSVAALTPKAEIEGEMGDAHVGLQARLMSQALRKLTAAISRSKTCVIFINQIREKIGVMFGNPEVTPGGRALKFYSSVRLDIRKIEQIKEGDKVIGTHVRVKVVKNKVAPPFRQAEFDLLHEEGISVEGNVLDMAVQYGIIQKTGSWYTIGTEKLGQGRESARLFLRQNPKILKQLEENVKQQAKKQETKE, from the coding sequence ATGGCAGAAGAAAAGAAAGAGGTGAAAGACATTGGCAAATCTGAAAGAAAAAAGGCGCTTGAGCTTGCTCTTGCCCATATTGAAAAGCAGTTTGGGAAGGGTTCAATTATGAGGCTTGGTTATGAAACATCGGCGGATGTTCCTGCAATTTCAACAGGAGCGCTTTCACTTGATATTGCACTTGGTGTGGGAGGAGTCCCAAGGGGACGTGTTATTGAAATATTTGGCCCTGAGGCATCCGGCAAGACAACACTTTCACTGTGTGTCCTTGCACAGGCACAAAAGGCAGGCGGTGTTGGTGCGTTTATTGATGCAGAACATGCCTTTGATTCAATTTATGCAAAAAAATTAGGTATAAATCTTGATGAACTTCTTATAAGCCAGCCCGATACAGGTGAACAAGCACTTGAGATTGTAGAAACTCTCGTAAGGTCAAATGCAGTAGATGCAGTTGTTATAGACTCTGTTGCTGCGCTTACACCAAAGGCAGAAATAGAAGGAGAGATGGGTGATGCGCATGTTGGGCTTCAGGCAAGACTTATGTCGCAGGCGCTTAGAAAACTTACTGCCGCAATAAGCAGGTCAAAAACCTGTGTCATATTTATAAATCAGATAAGAGAAAAAATTGGTGTTATGTTCGGAAATCCTGAGGTTACACCGGGTGGCAGGGCACTGAAGTTTTATTCATCCGTAAGACTTGACATAAGAAAGATAGAACAGATTAAAGAAGGAGATAAGGTAATTGGGACCCATGTCCGAGTAAAAGTTGTAAAGAATAAGGTTGCTCCGCCTTTCAGACAGGCAGAATTTGATCTTTTACATGAGGAGGGCATATCTGTTGAAGGAAATGTTCTTGATATGGCAGTTCAGTACGGGATTATTCAGAAGACAGGTTCCTGGTATACAATTGGAACAGAAAAATTAGGACAGGGAAGAGAATCAGCAAGACTTTTCTTAAGGCAAAACCCTAAAATTTTAAAACAATTGGAAGAAAATGTTAAACAGCAGGCAAAGAAACAAGAAACAAAAGAATAA
- a CDS encoding phosphate ABC transporter permease subunit PstC — protein sequence MKKFFRRGKGIEFLFLFFALASVFFLAGIVVVLFSSGLLILRTVTLREFILGRYWHPLFYEPPAYGILPIILGSFWVTLGAMCIAIPLGVGAAVYIAEVASPQLKEILKPVIELLGAIPSVVYGFFGVVALAPFIMRLFDLPIGFTALTASILLGLMALPTIVTISEDVISSVPVLYREASYALGATKLETAAKVVFPAAFPGIVTAIILGMGRAIGETMVVMMVAGGSAIIPRSFLQPVRAMTATIGLEMGEAASGSPHMHALFGIGCVLFVLTLLFSIAAERFSIRFRRQVGI from the coding sequence ATGAAAAAATTCTTCCGGCGAGGTAAAGGGATTGAGTTTTTATTTCTTTTTTTTGCCCTGGCTTCTGTATTTTTTTTGGCCGGCATCGTTGTTGTCCTTTTCAGCTCCGGGCTTCTCATTTTAAGGACAGTGACATTAAGAGAGTTTATCTTAGGAAGATATTGGCATCCCCTCTTTTATGAACCACCGGCATATGGTATCCTTCCTATCATCCTTGGTTCTTTTTGGGTAACCTTAGGAGCAATGTGTATTGCTATTCCCTTAGGAGTAGGAGCAGCGGTATATATTGCCGAGGTGGCCTCTCCGCAATTAAAGGAAATATTAAAGCCGGTAATAGAGCTATTGGGCGCTATCCCTTCGGTAGTTTATGGGTTTTTTGGTGTAGTGGCATTGGCCCCTTTTATAATGCGCCTCTTTGATTTGCCGATTGGGTTTACCGCCCTTACCGCCTCCATCTTATTGGGACTGATGGCACTTCCTACTATCGTGACTATATCTGAGGATGTCATTTCTTCTGTTCCTGTCCTTTATAGGGAGGCTTCTTATGCCTTGGGGGCCACTAAATTAGAGACCGCAGCCAAGGTAGTTTTTCCTGCGGCTTTTCCAGGCATAGTTACCGCTATAATCTTGGGTATGGGTAGAGCCATCGGGGAAACAATGGTGGTGATGATGGTAGCTGGCGGCTCGGCAATTATTCCACGCTCCTTCCTTCAGCCCGTGCGGGCAATGACCGCCACCATTGGTCTGGAGATGGGAGAAGCGGCCAGCGGTAGTCCTCACATGCACGCTCTTTTTGGTATAGGATGTGTGCTGTTTGTCCTGACACTTCTTTTTAGTATTGCGGCTGAGCGGTTTTCTATAAGATTTCGCCGGCAGGTAGGAATATGA
- a CDS encoding phosphate ABC transporter, permease protein PstA translates to MRKFKELVFSVFLHTATALPLIALFSVIFFIISRGAMVINWEFLTQMPRDAMTAGGIFPAIVGTFYLVLVAVFFALPLGVMAAIYLVEYTRQGGIVQTIRIGVSTLAGVPSVVFGLFGMVIFVRFFGFGVSILSGGLTLGIMILPTVIRTSEEALLAIPQGFREASFALGATKWQTIYRIVMPNSISSILTGSILGIGRAAGDTASILFTAATFYIMHLPNSVFSEVQALPYHIYGLLTEGTHAQAQIPIAYGTATVLLFLVLSMSALSIVMRNRFRRRKKW, encoded by the coding sequence ATGAGAAAATTTAAAGAACTTGTGTTTAGTGTATTTTTGCATACCGCCACTGCCTTGCCGTTAATTGCCCTTTTTAGTGTTATTTTTTTTATTATTAGCCGGGGAGCGATGGTAATAAACTGGGAGTTTCTCACACAGATGCCCCGGGATGCTATGACCGCTGGCGGAATTTTCCCGGCTATTGTGGGCACATTTTATTTAGTCCTGGTGGCAGTTTTTTTTGCCCTTCCCTTAGGAGTTATGGCCGCAATTTATTTAGTAGAATATACCCGACAGGGGGGGATAGTGCAGACCATCAGAATCGGTGTTAGCACCTTGGCCGGAGTGCCCTCTGTTGTCTTTGGTCTTTTTGGTATGGTTATCTTTGTCAGATTCTTTGGTTTTGGAGTTTCTATTCTTTCCGGGGGGCTCACCCTAGGAATAATGATTCTTCCCACTGTTATCCGCACAAGTGAGGAGGCGCTTCTTGCTATTCCTCAAGGTTTCCGTGAGGCATCTTTCGCCTTAGGGGCAACCAAGTGGCAGACAATTTACCGTATTGTAATGCCTAATTCTATTTCTTCTATCCTTACAGGCTCTATTTTAGGTATCGGTAGAGCGGCCGGGGATACTGCCTCTATTCTTTTTACCGCGGCTACTTTCTATATTATGCATCTGCCAAACTCTGTGTTTAGTGAGGTCCAGGCGCTTCCCTATCACATCTATGGGCTTCTCACTGAAGGGACGCACGCTCAGGCCCAGATTCCCATTGCATATGGCACTGCCACGGTGCTATTATTTTTAGTGTTGAGTATGAGTGCCTTATCCATTGTGATGCGCAATCGTTTTCGCAGGAGAAAAAAATGGTAG
- a CDS encoding phosphate ABC transporter ATP-binding protein, which yields MVDIITSCQLPVASCQSSFISQKEIKISICSLNIWYTDTQAIEDVSLDIEKNKVTAIIGPSGCGKSTLIRAMNRMNDIIPSVKVKGEILLDGENIYGEDIDVVGIRRRIGMVFQRPNPFPKSVFENVAYGLKINGLIKKKEELIEKIEQALKDAALWSEVKDRLGDSALDLSGGQQQRLCIARALAIEPEVILFDEPCSSLDPTATAKIEELIQELKKKYTIVIVTHNMQQAARISDFSAFLLLGKLIEFNRTDKIFTHPEDKRTENYITGRFG from the coding sequence ATGGTAGATATAATCACCAGTTGCCAGTTGCCAGTTGCCAGTTGCCAGTCATCATTCATCAGTCAAAAAGAAATTAAAATTTCCATTTGCAGTTTAAATATCTGGTATACAGACACACAGGCAATAGAGGATGTAAGTCTTGATATTGAGAAAAATAAGGTTACTGCTATTATTGGCCCTTCAGGTTGTGGCAAGTCCACACTTATCCGAGCGATGAACCGGATGAACGATATTATCCCCTCGGTAAAAGTTAAAGGGGAGATTTTATTAGATGGGGAAAATATTTATGGTGAAGATATAGATGTTGTTGGAATAAGAAGAAGGATAGGAATGGTCTTTCAGCGCCCCAATCCTTTTCCTAAGTCGGTCTTTGAAAACGTGGCTTATGGACTTAAAATCAACGGACTTATTAAAAAGAAGGAAGAATTGATAGAAAAGATTGAGCAGGCCTTGAAAGACGCTGCCTTATGGAGCGAGGTTAAAGATAGGTTGGGTGATTCGGCCCTGGATTTATCCGGAGGTCAACAGCAGCGTCTATGCATTGCCCGAGCATTAGCTATTGAGCCTGAAGTGATTCTTTTTGATGAACCCTGTTCTTCTTTAGATCCAACTGCTACAGCAAAGATTGAAGAGTTAATTCAAGAACTAAAGAAGAAATATACCATTGTTATCGTGACTCATAATATGCAACAGGCGGCCAGAATTTCAGACTTTTCTGCTTTTCTCCTTTTAGGAAAGCTCATTGAGTTTAACAGGACAGATAAAATTTTTACCCATCCCGAGGACAAAAGAACCGAAAACTATATTACCGGTAGATTTGGATGA
- a CDS encoding GDP-mannose dehydrogenase, with amino-acid sequence MDKQKIVGVVGLGYVGLPVATSFGKLYKTFGFDVKKQRIKELRSAFDRNDDVPSADLKSPNLYFTDNIEDLKKVNFFIVAVPTPVNDANQPDLTSLYKASETVGKALKKESIVVYESTVYPGATEEECVPVLERVSGLKCGKDFKIGYSPERINPGDKEHIFTKIKKVVSAQDEQTLEIIAKMYSSIVEPGVHLAPSIKVAEAAKVIENTQRDLNIALMNELAVLFDKMGIDTNDVLEAAGTKWNFLRFKPGLVGGHCIGVDPYYLTHKAEKIGYIPQIILAGRRINDGMGKFIAHKAIKEMIHSGHNISGATVTVLGITFKEDCKDIRNSKAVDIIFELQDYGINVQVCDSIATPKEVLKEYGIKLIPVEELKKASCIIVAVAHMAYRKIELDFLKRISIKNPVLIDVKCIYNRDVLKSAGFRYWRL; translated from the coding sequence ATGGATAAACAAAAAATAGTAGGTGTAGTTGGACTTGGATATGTGGGACTGCCTGTTGCGACATCTTTCGGGAAGTTATATAAAACATTCGGTTTTGACGTCAAAAAACAACGTATAAAAGAACTAAGAAGCGCTTTTGACCGCAATGATGATGTGCCCTCTGCAGATTTAAAATCCCCCAATCTTTACTTTACAGATAATATAGAAGACTTAAAAAAAGTAAATTTTTTTATTGTTGCTGTTCCTACCCCCGTAAATGATGCAAACCAGCCTGATTTAACATCTTTATATAAGGCTTCAGAAACAGTTGGTAAGGCTTTAAAAAAAGAATCTATTGTTGTTTATGAGTCCACAGTCTATCCCGGTGCAACAGAAGAAGAGTGTGTTCCTGTTCTTGAAAGAGTTTCAGGGTTGAAGTGTGGCAAAGATTTTAAGATTGGTTATAGTCCCGAGAGAATAAATCCTGGTGATAAAGAACACATATTTACAAAGATAAAAAAGGTTGTATCGGCTCAGGATGAACAAACACTGGAAATTATTGCAAAGATGTACAGTTCTATAGTTGAGCCGGGTGTGCACCTTGCGCCAAGTATAAAGGTTGCTGAGGCTGCAAAAGTAATAGAAAACACACAAAGGGATTTAAATATTGCACTGATGAATGAACTCGCTGTTTTATTTGATAAAATGGGGATAGACACAAACGATGTATTAGAAGCTGCCGGTACAAAATGGAACTTTCTAAGATTTAAACCTGGTCTTGTAGGAGGACACTGCATAGGAGTGGACCCTTACTATCTTACACACAAGGCAGAAAAGATAGGATATATTCCTCAGATTATTCTTGCAGGTAGAAGAATAAACGATGGGATGGGAAAATTTATTGCACACAAGGCAATAAAAGAGATGATACACTCAGGGCATAACATTAGCGGGGCAACGGTTACAGTCCTTGGAATAACATTCAAGGAAGATTGCAAAGATATAAGAAACTCAAAAGCGGTGGATATTATATTTGAACTTCAAGACTATGGAATAAATGTTCAGGTTTGCGATTCCATAGCAACCCCCAAAGAGGTGTTAAAAGAATATGGTATAAAACTTATCCCTGTGGAAGAACTTAAAAAGGCATCCTGTATTATTGTTGCGGTTGCACATATGGCATATAGAAAAATAGAATTAGATTTTCTTAAAAGAATTTCCATTAAAAATCCTGTTCTTATAGATGTAAAATGTATATATAATAGGGATGTGTTAAAATCTGCCGGATTCAGATATTGGAGACTATAA
- a CDS encoding transcriptional regulator: protein MQVPFLDLKAQYKTIKSEVDTAIQSVIEGQHFILGAEVSELEKQVAEYCHCKFAIGVSSGTDALLTSLMALGIEAKDEVIVPTYTFFATAGSVSRLGAKPVFVDIEKSTYNINPDLIEKKITEKTRAIIPVHLYGQCAEMEPILKIAQKYNLKTIEDAAQAIGSESDGKRAGSMSDTGCFSFFPSKNLGGFGDGGMVTTNDPAIAEKIRTLRTHGSKPKYYHNIVGGNFRLDTIQAAVLIVKLRHLDKWTMARQENANRYNRLFEESGLTDNIQIPVIKQNRHIFNQYVIRLKNRDKLQAGLKEKGIGTEIYYSVPLHLQGCFKGLGYKERDCPVAEESARTTLALPIYPELTEEQQKYVVECIKQDKDI from the coding sequence ATGCAGGTGCCTTTTCTTGACTTAAAAGCGCAGTATAAAACGATAAAATCCGAAGTAGATACCGCTATTCAGTCTGTGATAGAAGGTCAACATTTTATACTTGGGGCAGAGGTTTCAGAACTTGAAAAACAGGTTGCAGAATACTGTCATTGCAAGTTTGCAATTGGTGTATCCTCAGGAACGGATGCTCTTCTTACTTCATTGATGGCGCTTGGTATCGAAGCAAAAGATGAGGTAATCGTTCCGACATACACATTTTTTGCAACAGCGGGTTCTGTTTCAAGACTTGGAGCAAAACCGGTTTTTGTTGATATAGAGAAGAGCACATATAATATCAACCCAGATCTTATAGAAAAAAAAATTACAGAAAAAACAAGGGCAATTATCCCTGTCCATCTATATGGCCAGTGTGCAGAAATGGAGCCCATATTAAAAATTGCGCAAAAGTATAACCTTAAAACAATAGAAGATGCAGCCCAGGCAATAGGTAGCGAGTCCGACGGGAAAAGAGCAGGCAGTATGTCAGATACAGGCTGTTTTTCATTTTTCCCGAGTAAAAATTTAGGGGGCTTTGGAGACGGCGGGATGGTAACAACAAACGATCCTGCAATTGCAGAAAAGATAAGGACACTAAGGACGCACGGTTCAAAACCTAAATATTATCATAACATTGTTGGAGGCAATTTTAGGCTTGATACAATACAGGCGGCTGTTTTAATTGTAAAATTAAGGCATCTGGATAAATGGACAATGGCAAGACAGGAAAATGCTAATAGATACAATAGACTGTTTGAAGAATCCGGATTGACAGACAATATCCAAATACCTGTAATAAAACAGAACAGACATATATTCAATCAGTATGTAATAAGGCTTAAAAACAGGGATAAATTGCAGGCAGGGTTAAAAGAAAAAGGAATTGGAACAGAGATATATTATTCTGTCCCTCTACATCTGCAAGGATGCTTTAAGGGGTTAGGATATAAAGAACGAGACTGTCCTGTTGCAGAAGAATCGGCAAGAACCACACTTGCACTTCCCATATATCCGGAACTAACAGAAGAACAACAAAAATATGTGGTAGAATGTATAAAGCAAGACAAAGATATTTAA
- a CDS encoding Rossman fold protein, TIGR00730 family, which yields MSKIKPSSDFRAEDTWRVFRIMSEFIDGFETLAVLPPAVSIFGSTKAVPSDADYQTAQKIAAIAVKKGLAVITGAGPGIMEAANKGAFNAGGESIGLNIELPTQQKPNPYVKHLLRFRYFFVRKVMFVKYAVAFVFLPGGYGTLDEFFEILTLFQTKRLSPVTIVLVNKKYWNGLIQWLTDTTLKQGKISKDDLRLFHIVDTPEQAIRIICKNLKCSQK from the coding sequence ATGTCAAAGATAAAACCTTCGTCAGATTTTAGGGCAGAAGATACATGGAGAGTATTCAGGATAATGAGTGAATTTATAGATGGTTTTGAAACCCTTGCAGTGCTTCCTCCTGCAGTATCTATATTTGGTTCAACAAAGGCAGTGCCATCTGATGCTGATTACCAGACTGCACAAAAAATAGCCGCAATTGCCGTAAAAAAAGGACTTGCTGTTATAACAGGAGCAGGTCCAGGGATTATGGAAGCGGCAAACAAGGGCGCATTTAATGCAGGCGGTGAATCAATAGGGCTGAACATAGAACTTCCAACACAGCAAAAACCCAACCCTTATGTAAAACATCTTTTGCGGTTCAGATATTTTTTTGTAAGAAAGGTTATGTTTGTAAAATATGCGGTGGCATTTGTATTTTTACCCGGCGGATATGGAACATTAGACGAATTTTTTGAAATACTCACACTGTTTCAGACAAAAAGACTTTCCCCTGTAACAATTGTATTGGTGAACAAAAAGTATTGGAATGGGCTTATACAATGGCTCACAGATACAACCCTAAAACAGGGAAAGATAAGTAAAGACGATTTAAGACTGTTTCATATCGTTGATACTCCTGAACAGGCAATAAGAATTATATGCAAGAATTTGAAATGCTCTCAAAAATAA
- a CDS encoding thiamine-phosphate kinase: MQEFEMLSKIRNIFKTKDRNILVGIGDDAAVIGLDASEHLVFATDMIVEGIDFKIRNKNDAFLAGRKSLAINLSDIAAMSGIPLYCVVGVVLPDKYGWQILKKIAKGIKHIADQFDVQVVGGDLSSGKYLQITIAIIGKTKNKKFITRKGAKIADRILVTGSLGGSIKGRHLKFIPRLKEAQSLVKNFKINSMIDISDGLGSDIKRICEESKTGCRIYAKSIPLSKDAKDVHSALNDGEDFELLFTADQEQAKNIIKQAKDKIEVKITDIGEILPKSKGMYLEFEKGESIKIQAMGYEHFKN, encoded by the coding sequence ATGCAAGAATTTGAAATGCTCTCAAAAATAAGAAACATATTTAAGACAAAGGATAGAAATATCCTTGTGGGTATAGGAGACGATGCGGCTGTTATAGGTCTGGATGCAAGCGAACATCTTGTTTTTGCCACAGATATGATTGTAGAGGGTATTGATTTTAAGATAAGGAATAAAAACGACGCATTTCTTGCCGGGAGAAAATCACTGGCAATAAATTTAAGTGATATTGCCGCAATGTCCGGGATTCCGCTGTATTGCGTTGTCGGTGTTGTTCTTCCAGATAAATATGGGTGGCAGATTTTAAAAAAGATTGCAAAAGGAATAAAACATATTGCCGATCAATTTGATGTCCAAGTAGTCGGCGGGGACCTATCCTCAGGCAAATATTTGCAGATAACAATTGCAATAATCGGGAAAACAAAAAATAAAAAATTTATCACAAGAAAAGGCGCAAAAATTGCAGACAGAATCCTCGTAACAGGTTCCCTGGGTGGTTCAATAAAAGGGCGTCATCTTAAATTTATCCCCCGCTTGAAAGAGGCCCAGAGCCTTGTTAAGAATTTTAAAATAAATTCTATGATAGACATCTCAGACGGACTTGGTTCTGATATTAAAAGGATATGCGAAGAAAGCAAAACCGGTTGCAGGATATACGCAAAAAGTATTCCTCTGTCAAAGGATGCAAAAGATGTTCACTCGGCATTGAACGATGGAGAAGATTTTGAACTTCTGTTCACAGCAGATCAGGAACAGGCAAAAAACATTATTAAACAGGCAAAAGATAAAATTGAAGTTAAAATTACAGATATAGGCGAAATCCTGCCTAAAAGCAAGGGGATGTATTTAGAATTTGAAAAAGGGGAAAGTATTAAGATACAGGCAATGGGTTATGAGCATTTTAAAAATTGA